The following coding sequences lie in one Rutidosis leptorrhynchoides isolate AG116_Rl617_1_P2 chromosome 6, CSIRO_AGI_Rlap_v1, whole genome shotgun sequence genomic window:
- the LOC139854256 gene encoding protein ALP1-like: MWIWHAFFGMAGSNNDINVLNHSPLFDSLRKDRAAPSPFEVNGNQYPFDYYLADGIYPDWTTLIKGYTTPIEEPRKKFTKFQASARKEVERTFGVLQGRFTILKTPTRVMSVNKMRRIMYNCIVMHNMIQEDNGFALSTWEQEWLDKPENRPRRNIRRRVKDRRSREKEIRDRDVHDQLREDLTVHIWNLPPNFRSMHN, translated from the coding sequence ATGTGGATATGGCATGCGTTTTTTGGGATGGCGGGTTCAAACAATGACATTAATGTGTTAAATCATTCTCCGTTGTTTGATTCCCTTCGTAAGGATAGAGCCGCACCTTCACCGTTTGAAGTAAACGGAAACCAGTATCCCTTTGATTACTACTTGGCAGACGGGATATATCCCGATTGGACAACACTAATAAAGGGGTATACGACTCCTATTGAAGAGCCTAGAAAAAAATTTACTAAATTTCAAGCGAGTGCTAGAAAGGAGGTTGAGCGTACATTTGGTGTTCTACAAGGTCGGTTTACGATTTTAAAAACACCGACACGAGTTATGAGTGTTAATAAGATGAGAAGGATAATGTATAATTGTATTGTTATGCACAACATGATACAAGAAGATAACGGGTTTGCGTTAAGTACTTGGGAACAAGAATGGTTAGATAAACCCGAAAACCGGCCTCGTCGCAATATTCGGAGAAGGGTCAAAGATCGTCGATCACGAGAGAAAGAGATTCGCGATCGAGACGTGCATGATCAACTTCGTGAAGATTTAACGGTTCATATTTGGAACCTCCCGCCAAACTTTCGCTCGATGCATAActag